The following are encoded together in the Azospirillum lipoferum 4B genome:
- a CDS encoding IS110-like element ISAli8 family transposase, which yields MAHLICGVDVSSETLDARIGDSGPMKRFDRTSEGIAALAAFCRDNDVTLVAMEATGGYERLPFGLLWGHGLPVAVLNPRSVRQFAEAMGFLEKTDRIDAGLIARFAEVKRITPQPPASQSQQRLQALVTRLRQLTQTRTVQTNQRRLVTEPTVLGSIDELVSLLNRQIRAFETEVAAMIGKDPLWQRLDEAFRTIKGVADRTVARLMADLPEIGTLTGKAVAKLVGVAPLARDSGKATGKRRVRGGRDSVRSILFVVAEVVRRHDPDFAAFHKKLSDAGKPKKAIRVALARKLLVRLNAKAREVRAGLTVEA from the coding sequence GTGGCACACCTCATCTGTGGAGTGGATGTTTCGTCCGAGACGCTGGATGCCCGGATCGGCGACAGCGGGCCGATGAAGCGGTTCGACCGTACGTCGGAGGGGATCGCGGCATTGGCCGCCTTCTGCCGCGACAATGATGTCACCCTGGTGGCGATGGAGGCCACCGGCGGATACGAACGGCTGCCTTTCGGCCTGCTGTGGGGCCATGGCTTGCCGGTGGCGGTGCTCAACCCTCGCTCGGTGCGGCAGTTCGCCGAAGCGATGGGCTTCCTGGAGAAGACCGACCGGATCGACGCCGGCCTGATCGCCCGCTTTGCCGAGGTCAAGCGCATCACGCCCCAACCGCCGGCCAGCCAGAGCCAGCAACGCCTGCAAGCGCTGGTAACCCGCCTGCGCCAGCTCACCCAGACGCGCACGGTGCAGACTAACCAGCGCCGCTTGGTGACCGAGCCTACCGTGCTGGGCTCGATCGACGAGCTCGTCTCGCTGCTCAACCGCCAAATCCGGGCCTTCGAGACCGAGGTCGCTGCCATGATCGGAAAGGACCCGCTCTGGCAGCGGCTGGACGAGGCGTTCCGAACCATCAAGGGCGTCGCCGACCGCACCGTCGCCCGGCTCATGGCCGATCTGCCCGAGATCGGTACCTTGACCGGCAAAGCCGTCGCCAAGCTCGTCGGGGTCGCCCCGCTGGCGCGCGACAGCGGAAAGGCAACAGGAAAGCGACGGGTACGCGGCGGGCGTGATAGCGTCCGCTCCATCCTCTTCGTCGTCGCCGAGGTCGTCCGAAGACATGACCCCGACTTCGCTGCCTTCCACAAAAAGTTGAGCGACGCTGGAAAGCCTAAAAAGGCAATCCGCGTCGCCCTCGCCAGAAAGCTGCTCGTCAGGCTCAATGCCAAAGCCCGCGAGGTTCGTGCTGGACTCACTGTGGAGGCTTGA